A single Panthera tigris isolate Pti1 chromosome A3, P.tigris_Pti1_mat1.1, whole genome shotgun sequence DNA region contains:
- the TCF23 gene encoding transcription factor 23: MSRREVRRPPAMPGVGQTPAKAKLRLAAGTGRKRSRPCGTRQDLWEETNWRDQMWSRAAPSLRGARAPSRSEASPENAARERSRVRTLRQAFLALQAALPAVPPDTKLSKLDVLVLAASYIAHLTRTLGRELPGPAWPPFLRGLRYLHPLKKWPMRSRLYAGGLGSSGLDSTTVTTSSQRTKEAEAGPQVSEEAHALFPTKPLSPALGDK; encoded by the exons ATGTCACGGAGGGAGGTCAGAAGGCCACCAGCCATGCCAGGAGTGGGGCAGACCCCGGCAAAGGCCAAGCTGCGGCTGGCAGCAGGCACTGGCAGGAAGAGGAGCCGCCCGTGCGGGACAAGGCAGGACCTGTGGGAAGAGACAAACTGGAGGGACCAGATGTGGAGCAGAGCTGCCCCCAGCTTAAGAGGGGCCAGGGCTCCCAGCAGG AGCGAGGCCAGTCCCGAGAACGCTGCTCGGGAGCGGAGCCGCGTGAGGACGCTGCGCCAGGCCTTCCTGGCCCTGCAGGCCGCTCTGCCCGCCGTGCCCCCTGACACCAAGCTCTCCAAGCTGGATGTGCTGGTGCTGGCCGCCAGCTACATAGCCCACCTCACCCGCACACTTGGTCGGGAGTTGCCCGGCCCCGCCTGGCCACCCTTCCTGCGTGGACTGCGCTACCTGCACCCTCTGAAG AAGTGGCCCATGCGATCTCGTCTCTATGCTGGAGGCCTGGGGAGCTCTGGCCTCGACTCCACCACAGTCACCACCTCAagccaaagaacaaaggaggcGGAGGCTGGGCCCCAAGTCTCTGAAGAGGCACACGCTCTCTTTCCCACGAAGCCACTCTCACCAGCTCTCGGGGACAAATGA